One Rosa chinensis cultivar Old Blush chromosome 5, RchiOBHm-V2, whole genome shotgun sequence genomic region harbors:
- the LOC112163797 gene encoding uncharacterized protein LOC112163797, with translation MEKLCLTLYFSACKLRHYMLSFTNWIITQTDLVKYMLSRPILRGRIDTWVLALSEFSLQYVPQKAVKGQTIADFLAYHPMLDVPTVKELEIATANITRPDLVRILEYAIWYQATISLQPWILFFYGSRTETLAGAGIILENPAVDRFSYSFQLEFKCTNNQAEYEALIIGLEVLLELGLRDVQVRSDSLLVINQFQEKYRCVSCLLVPYLNRTIELLDQFNDVDLEYIPRERNFADNKLVQLATGITLKYGVRERILKVERRTLPSWLA, from the coding sequence ATGGAAAAATTGTGTCTTACGTTGTACTTCTCAGCGTGCAAGTTGcgacactacatgttatcctttaccaATTGGATTATCACTCAAACCGACCTGGTTAAGTACATGCTATCGCGACCTATTCTGCGAGGTCGTATTGACACGTGGGTATTGGCCTTATCCGAATTCTCGCTACAATACGTTCCACAGAAAGCAGTGAAGGGACAAaccatcgcagactttctagCATATCACCCTATGTTGGATGTCCCCACAGTGAAagagttagagatagcgaccGCAAACATAACTCGACCAGATTTGGTGCGCATTCTAGAATATGCTATTTGGTATCAAGCCACAATCTCCCTTCAACCCTGGATACTATTTTTTTATGGCTCAAGAACAGAAACACTAGCAGGGGCAGGAATTATTCTGGAAAACCCAGCAGTCGAtcgtttttcttattctttccaatTGGAATTCAAGTGCACCAATAATCAAGCAGAGTACGAGGCCCTCATTATTGGCCTAGAGGTGTTACTGGAGCTAGGACTAAGAGATGTCCAAGTACGCAGTGATTCTTTGCTTGTCATAAATCAATTTCAAGAGAAGTACAGGTGTGTGAGCTGCTTGCTTGTACCATATTTGAATCGCACCATTGAACTTCTGGATCAATTCAATGACGTGGATTTGGAATATATCCCTCGCGAGCGCAACTTTGCGGACAACAAACTGGTTCAACTGGCTACAGGCATTACTTTGAAATATGGGGTTCGCGAGCGAATCCTGAAAGTTGAACGACGCACGCTACCTTCTTGGCTCGCGTGA